Proteins co-encoded in one Acidobacteriota bacterium genomic window:
- a CDS encoding DUF1844 domain-containing protein: MKILGDGDIKVTDKRMFTPDGELREEFRSLGDKEAAPEPVAEPPVETAEEEKPEIERPDPAETQAFLELLSMLAEPAAIFLGDVPLPDGRRTENLDMARMHIDLLEVLKKKTAGNLSMEESSALEDVVYRLQMRYVQKRG, from the coding sequence GTGAAAATCTTGGGCGACGGCGACATCAAGGTGACCGACAAGCGGATGTTCACCCCCGATGGCGAGCTGCGGGAGGAGTTTCGTTCCCTCGGCGACAAGGAGGCCGCTCCGGAGCCCGTTGCCGAACCTCCGGTCGAGACTGCGGAGGAGGAGAAGCCGGAGATCGAGCGTCCCGACCCGGCCGAGACCCAGGCCTTCCTCGAGCTGCTCTCGATGCTCGCCGAGCCGGCGGCGATCTTTCTCGGCGACGTTCCGTTGCCGGACGGACGCCGCACCGAGAATCTCGACATGGCTCGCATGCACATCGATCTGCTCGAAGTGCTCAAGAAGAAGACCGCCGGCAATCTCTCCATGGAAGAAAGCTCTGCCCTCGAGGACGTCGTCTATCGCCTGCAGATGCGCTATGTCCAAAAGCGCGGCTGA
- the mazG gene encoding nucleoside triphosphate pyrophosphohydrolase yields MKPTSELAELVALVRRLRAPDGCPWDREQSLASVRPYLLEEAHELADALDEGRWPEIREELGDLLFQGAFIACLAEEADAFTVGDAIDAVERKMIDRHPHVFGNEKLVDREAVERAWERRKLDRRQDGGLLAGVPRSLPALNGAYRLTQKAAGVGFDWATPAEVLDKIDEEVGELREALASGLGQAAAAEEIGDLFFALANLARKLEIDPEAAAAACNRKFVRRFRYIERGLQERGRPLAEASLDEMEALWQEAKASEAGENSA; encoded by the coding sequence ATGAAGCCAACTTCCGAGCTCGCCGAGCTGGTCGCCCTGGTCCGCCGCCTGCGAGCGCCCGATGGTTGCCCCTGGGACCGCGAGCAAAGCCTCGCCAGCGTGCGGCCGTATCTCCTCGAAGAAGCCCACGAGCTCGCCGATGCCCTGGACGAGGGCCGTTGGCCGGAGATCCGCGAAGAGCTCGGCGACCTGCTCTTCCAGGGCGCCTTCATCGCTTGCCTGGCGGAGGAAGCGGACGCCTTCACCGTCGGCGATGCGATCGACGCCGTCGAGCGCAAGATGATCGATCGTCACCCCCATGTCTTCGGAAACGAGAAGCTCGTCGATCGCGAGGCCGTCGAGCGGGCCTGGGAACGCCGCAAGCTGGACCGGCGGCAGGATGGCGGTCTCCTCGCCGGTGTACCGCGCTCCCTGCCGGCCCTCAACGGCGCCTACCGGCTGACCCAGAAAGCCGCCGGCGTGGGCTTCGACTGGGCCACTCCGGCGGAGGTCCTGGACAAGATCGACGAGGAGGTCGGTGAGCTGCGCGAGGCCCTGGCGTCAGGCCTCGGCCAAGCCGCCGCCGCCGAGGAGATCGGGGACCTGTTCTTCGCCCTCGCCAACCTGGCGCGCAAGCTCGAGATCGATCCCGAGGCGGCGGCAGCGGCCTGCAATCGCAAGTTCGTGCGCCGCTTCCGCTATATCGAGCGGGGCCTGCAGGAGCGCGGACGGCCCTTGGCCGAAGCCAGCCTCGACGAAATGGAGGCGCTGTGGCAGGAGGCCAAGGCCTCAGAGGCCGGCGAGAACTCGGCGTAG
- a CDS encoding arylesterase, with protein MTFRPFAGALVACLALSLACGSPPVVEAPAPAEPSGPLVVFLGDSLTAGYGLEEGQAFPALISEALAAAGEPIRLINAGVSGDTSAGGLSRIDWLLRQRPDVVVVALGANDGLRGQPLEGIESNLRAIVERCQEAGARVLIAGMEMPPSHGPEYTAGFRALYGEVATATGVALLPFLLEGVGGEPELNLADGIHPNVEGHQRIADTVLPALRRVLAGL; from the coding sequence ATGACTTTCCGACCTTTTGCCGGCGCCCTCGTCGCATGCCTCGCTCTCAGCCTCGCCTGTGGCTCGCCGCCGGTCGTCGAAGCCCCGGCGCCGGCCGAGCCTTCGGGCCCGCTGGTGGTCTTTCTCGGTGACAGCCTGACCGCCGGCTATGGCCTGGAAGAGGGACAGGCCTTTCCCGCTCTGATCTCCGAGGCGCTGGCGGCGGCGGGCGAGCCGATCCGCCTGATCAATGCCGGCGTCAGCGGCGACACCAGCGCCGGCGGTCTGTCGCGCATCGACTGGCTGTTGCGCCAGCGGCCGGACGTGGTGGTGGTGGCATTGGGAGCCAACGACGGCTTGCGGGGGCAGCCCCTCGAGGGCATCGAGTCCAACCTGCGCGCCATCGTCGAGCGTTGTCAGGAGGCGGGGGCTCGGGTGTTGATCGCCGGCATGGAGATGCCTCCCAGCCATGGCCCCGAGTACACCGCCGGGTTTCGCGCCCTCTATGGCGAAGTGGCCACCGCCACCGGCGTCGCCCTGCTGCCGTTTCTGCTCGAGGGGGTGGGAGGTGAGCCGGAGCTCAATCTCGCCGACGGTATCCACCCCAACGTCGAGGGCCACCAGCGGATCGCCGACACCGTGCTGCCGGCCCTACGCCGAGTTCTCGCCGGCCTCTGA
- a CDS encoding ABC transporter ATP-binding protein: protein MPKTSESPRIELRSLTRQLPSGDRLLTLVDDIDLTVAAGESVAVLGPSGSGKSTLLALMAGLDRPTSGEVLIDGEAIQGWSEDRLARLRRHRIGFVFQSFQLLPNLTARENVSLPLELIADAAPRQRADELLAAVGLSARGHHYPAQLSGGEQQRVAIARAFAARPAILLADEPTGNLDSATGQRVLELLGELRTEQGTTLVMVTHDPAVARHCDRQIHLRDGRLERQETAVAS, encoded by the coding sequence ATGCCCAAGACCTCCGAATCCCCACGTATCGAGCTTCGTTCCCTCACCCGACAACTGCCCTCCGGGGACCGCCTCCTCACCCTCGTCGACGACATCGACCTGACGGTCGCGGCGGGAGAATCGGTGGCCGTCCTGGGGCCCTCCGGCAGTGGCAAGTCGACCCTCTTGGCGCTGATGGCCGGCCTCGATCGACCGACCTCTGGGGAGGTGCTGATCGACGGCGAGGCGATCCAGGGCTGGTCCGAGGATCGCCTGGCGCGACTCCGCCGGCACCGCATCGGGTTCGTCTTCCAGTCCTTTCAGCTACTGCCCAACCTCACCGCCCGCGAGAACGTCTCGCTGCCCCTCGAGCTGATCGCCGACGCGGCACCCCGGCAGCGCGCCGACGAGCTGCTCGCCGCCGTCGGCCTGTCGGCCCGCGGTCACCACTACCCGGCGCAGCTCTCCGGCGGTGAGCAGCAGCGGGTCGCCATCGCCCGCGCCTTCGCGGCACGGCCCGCGATCCTGCTCGCCGACGAGCCCACCGGCAACCTCGACAGCGCCACCGGCCAGCGCGTCCTCGAGCTCCTCGGCGAGCTGCGGACGGAGCAGGGCACGACCCTCGTGATGGTGACCCACGACCCCGCCGTGGCGCGCCACTGTGACCGCCAGATCCACCTCCGCGACGGGCGCCTGGAGCGCCAGGAAACGGCCGTTGCGTCTTGA